One Brassica oleracea var. oleracea cultivar TO1000 chromosome C7, BOL, whole genome shotgun sequence genomic window carries:
- the LOC106305588 gene encoding protein NRT1/ PTR FAMILY 4.5 has product MGEIEKMEVEMQGEDSKWEGYADWRNRAAVKGRHGGMLAASFVLAVEVLENLAFLANASNLVTYLTEFMHFSLSRAASEVSAFMGTAFLLALLGGFFSDAFLSTFIVFIISAFIEFMGLILLTIQARRPSLMPPPCKSSPASPCEPVHGSKAALLFVGLYLAALGIGGIKGSLPSHGAEQFDESDPKGRKQRSTFFNYFVFCLSCGALVAVTFVVWLEDNVGWEWGFGVSTISIFLSILVFLSGSRFYKNRISRGSPLTTILKVLVVASLMGCSRKSSSNAIENFSMTPSNHLVGEDQLEGAKRDSQSLTNSLRCLNRAVEGKTVHRLLECTVQQVEDVKIVLKMLPIFGCTIMLNCCLAQLSTFSVRQAASMNRKIGNLVVPAASLPVFPVVFMLILAPVYDHLIIPFARRVTKSEMGVSHLQRIGVGLVLSILAMAVAALVELKRKRVASEAGLLDSKQALPISFLWIALQYLFLGSADLFTLAGLLEFFFTEAPSSMRSLATSLSWASLAMGFYLNSAMVVIVNKMTRSGGRTPWLGEKLGINRYRLDLFYWLLCILSVVNLLHYLFWAMRYKYISTGARR; this is encoded by the exons ATGGGAGAGATCGAGAAAATG GAAGTTGAAATGCAAGGAGAAGACTCCAAATGGGAAGGCTATGCCGACTGGAGGAATAGAGCCGCCGTGAAAGGTCGTCATGGCGGCATGCTCGCCGCCTCCTTCGTCTTGG CGGTGGAAGTACTGGAGAATCTAGCGTTTTTAGCGAACGCAAGCAACTTGGTTACATATTTGACGGAGTTCATGCACTTTTCGCTGTCGAGAGCAGCGAGTGAAGTGAGCGCCTTCATGGGAACTGCCTTCCTACTCGCTCTCCTAGGTGGCTTTTTCTCTGACGCCTTCCTCTCCACTTTCATCGTCTTCATCATCTCCGCCTTCATTGAGTTTATG GGACTAATCCTTCTCACAATCCAAGCCCGTCGTCCGTCCTTAATGCCGCCGCCATGCAAGAGCTCCCCGGCGTCACCATGCGAACCCGTCCATGGTTCGAAGGCGGCGCTTCTATTTGTGGGACTGTATCTAGCGGCTCTAGGTATCGGAGGCATAAAAGGGTCGTTGCCTTCACACGGAGCAGAGCAATTCGATGAGAGTGACCCTAAAGGTCGTAAACAACGATCTACATTTTTCAACTACTTTGTTTTCTGTCTCTCATGTGGTGCACTCGTGGCCGTGACGTTCGTTGTGTGGCTCGAGGACAATGTAGGCTGGGAATGGGGATTTGGTGTCTCCACTATCTCCATATTTCTCTCCATTCTCGTCTTTCTCTCCGGCTCGAGGTTTTATAAGAACAGGATTTCTCGTGGAAGTCCCCTCACCACAATCTTGAAG GTTCTTGTTGTAGCTTCTCTAATGGGCTGCTCGAGAAAATCTTCGAGTAATGCTATTGAGAACTTCTCTATGACCCCATCTAATCACTTGGTAGGAGAAGATCAATTAGAAGGAGCAAAGAGGGATTCCCAGTCACTAACCAATAGCTTGAGATGTCTAAACCGAGCGGTTGAGGGCAAAACGGTCCATAGATTGCTAGAATGCACGGTCCAACAAGTGGAAGACGTCAAGATTGTGCTCAAAATGCTTCCTATATTCGGCTGCACCATAATGCTCAATTGCTGCTTAGCTCAGCTCTCTACTTTCTCTGTCCGCCAAGCTGCCTCGATGAACAGAAAGATTGGAAACCTAGTGGTTCCCGCAGCTTCTTTACCGGTTTTCCCCGTCGTATTCATGTTGATTCTTGCTCCAGTCTATGACCATCTGATTATCCCATTTGCTAGAAGAGTAACAAAATCAGAAATGGGTGTTAGTCATTTGCAAAGGATCGGTGTAGGGTTAGTCCTTTCGATATTAGCAATGGCGGTGGCCGCTCTAGTAGAGTTAAAAAGAAAGAGAGTAGCCTCAGAAGCTGGATTGCTTGACTCAAAACAAGCCTTACCAATTAGTTTCCTGTGGATCGCGCTTCAGTATCTGTTTCTAGGATCAGCTGATCTATTCACACTAGCCGGATTGCTAGAGTTTTTCTTCACGGAAGCACCTTCTTCTATGAGATCATTGGCCACATCGCTCTCATGGGCTTCTTTGGCGATGGGGTTCTATCTAAACTCGGCGATGGTGGTGATTGTCAACAAGATGACTAGGAGTGGAGGAAGAACTCCTTGGCTTGGTGAAAAACTTGGAATTAACCGTTACAGACTAGACTTGTTCTATTGGCTCTTGTGTATTCTGAGTGTGGTTAACCTCTTACACTATTTATTCTGGGCGATGCGTTACAAGTACATATCAACTGGTGCTAGGAGGTGA